A stretch of Bradyrhizobium diazoefficiens DNA encodes these proteins:
- a CDS encoding VOC family protein yields MPVKVQALDHLVINVADVAVTSEWYRKILGMEVKVFDPGGGKAPRTSLQFGQQKINVRPRHADKVEWFTADHQTAGSEDLCFLTSATPDEVVAHLRAHGVAIEEGPVPKQGARGTLRSVYCRDPDGSLIEISSYED; encoded by the coding sequence ATGCCGGTCAAGGTTCAGGCCCTCGATCACCTCGTGATCAACGTCGCCGACGTCGCAGTGACCTCCGAGTGGTATCGGAAGATCCTCGGCATGGAAGTCAAGGTGTTCGACCCCGGCGGCGGCAAAGCGCCGCGGACCTCACTGCAATTTGGTCAACAGAAGATCAACGTCCGGCCGCGCCATGCCGACAAGGTGGAGTGGTTCACCGCCGACCACCAGACCGCCGGCAGCGAGGATCTGTGCTTCCTCACCTCGGCCACGCCGGACGAGGTGGTGGCGCATTTGCGGGCACATGGCGTCGCGATCGAGGAAGGCCCGGTCCCCAAGCAAGGCGCTCGCGGCACGTTGCGCTCGGTCTACTGCAGGGATCCGGACGGGAGCCTGATCGAGATTTCGTCGTACGAAGATTAA